In a single window of the Streptomyces cinnabarinus genome:
- the ald gene encoding alanine dehydrogenase produces the protein MIDVKVGIPREVKNNEFRVAITPAGVHELVRNGHQVVIERGAGLGSSIPDEEYVAAGGRILDTADEVWATADLLLKVKEPIAEEYHRLRKDQTLFTYLHLAASKECTDALIESGTTAIAYETVELPSRALPLLAPMSEVAGRLAPQVGAYHLMRSAGGRGVLPGGVPGTQPAKAVVIGGGVSGWNATQIAVGMGFHVTLLDRDINKLREADKVFGTKVRAIMSNTFELEKAVLDADLVIGAVLIPGAKAPKLVTNELVSRMKPGSVLVDIAIDQGGCFEDSRPTTHAEPTFKVHNSVFYCVANMPGAVPNTSTYALTNATLPYIVSLANNGWVEALRRDAALAKGLNTHDGKVVYREVAEAHGLEHVELETLLG, from the coding sequence GTGATCGACGTGAAGGTCGGCATCCCCCGCGAGGTCAAGAACAACGAGTTCCGGGTGGCCATCACCCCCGCCGGTGTGCACGAGCTGGTGCGCAACGGCCACCAGGTCGTCATCGAGCGCGGCGCCGGTCTCGGCTCCTCGATTCCGGACGAGGAGTACGTGGCGGCCGGCGGCCGGATCCTGGACACCGCCGACGAGGTGTGGGCCACCGCCGACCTGCTGCTGAAGGTCAAGGAGCCCATCGCCGAGGAGTACCACCGCCTCCGCAAGGACCAGACGCTCTTCACCTACCTGCACCTGGCCGCCTCCAAGGAGTGCACGGACGCCCTGATCGAGTCCGGCACCACCGCCATCGCCTACGAGACGGTCGAGCTGCCCTCCCGCGCCCTGCCGCTGCTCGCCCCGATGTCCGAGGTCGCGGGCCGGCTGGCCCCGCAGGTCGGCGCCTACCACCTGATGCGCTCGGCCGGCGGCCGCGGTGTGCTGCCCGGCGGTGTCCCCGGCACCCAGCCCGCGAAGGCCGTCGTCATCGGCGGCGGTGTCTCCGGCTGGAACGCCACCCAGATCGCCGTCGGCATGGGCTTCCACGTCACGCTGCTCGACCGGGACATCAACAAGCTGCGCGAGGCCGACAAGGTCTTCGGCACCAAGGTGCGGGCGATCATGTCCAACACCTTCGAGCTGGAGAAGGCCGTCCTCGACGCCGACCTCGTGATCGGCGCGGTGCTGATCCCGGGCGCCAAGGCCCCGAAGCTGGTCACCAACGAGCTCGTCTCGCGCATGAAGCCGGGAAGTGTCCTTGTCGACATCGCGATCGACCAGGGCGGCTGCTTCGAGGACTCGCGTCCCACCACGCACGCCGAGCCGACCTTCAAGGTCCACAACTCGGTCTTCTACTGCGTCGCCAACATGCCGGGCGCGGTGCCCAACACCTCCACCTACGCGCTCACCAACGCCACGCTGCCGTACATCGTCTCGCTGGCCAACAACGGCTGGGTGGAGGCGCTGCGCCGGGACGCCGCGCTCGCCAAGGGTCTCAACACCCATGACGGCAAGGTCGTTTACCGCGAGGTCGCCGAGGCGCACGGCCTGGAGCACGTGGAGCTGGAGACCCTGCTCGGCTGA
- a CDS encoding segregation and condensation protein A, with product MTSNDAPASGAGASGGRRRALGRGPGGVAPVEPVPEAVLPEPEPEPEPEPEVVEPEPEEADGSADSADSEESDGGVFKVRLSNFEGPFDLLLQLISKHKLDVTEVALSKVTDEFMAYIRAMGPDWDLDETTEFLVVAATLLDLKAARLLPAAEVEDEGDLALLEARDLLFARLLQYRAYKQIAEIFNRRLEEEARRYPRTVGLEPHHAELLPEVVISIGAEGFARLAVKAMQPKPKPQVYVDHIHAPLVSVQEQAGIVVARLKELGEASFRALVEDTDDTLTVVARFLALLELYREKAVALDQETALGELTVRWTGGEGDTEPVVTDEFDRPPELPKDEEKKK from the coding sequence ATGACCTCGAACGATGCTCCCGCCTCCGGCGCCGGTGCCTCCGGCGGTCGGCGGCGCGCCCTCGGGAGGGGGCCGGGGGGCGTCGCGCCGGTCGAACCGGTGCCGGAGGCCGTGCTTCCTGAACCGGAGCCCGAGCCGGAGCCCGAGCCTGAGGTCGTCGAGCCCGAGCCCGAAGAGGCAGACGGCTCCGCCGACTCCGCCGACTCTGAGGAATCCGACGGCGGAGTCTTCAAGGTCCGCCTCTCCAACTTCGAGGGCCCCTTCGACCTGCTGCTCCAGCTGATCTCCAAGCACAAGCTGGACGTCACCGAGGTCGCGCTGTCCAAAGTGACCGACGAGTTCATGGCGTACATCCGGGCCATGGGTCCGGACTGGGACCTGGACGAGACGACCGAGTTCCTCGTGGTCGCCGCGACTCTGCTGGACCTCAAGGCGGCCCGGCTGCTGCCCGCCGCCGAGGTCGAGGACGAGGGCGACCTCGCCCTGCTCGAAGCGCGGGACCTGCTCTTCGCGCGGCTGCTCCAGTACCGCGCGTACAAACAGATCGCCGAGATCTTCAACCGGCGGCTGGAGGAGGAGGCCCGGCGCTACCCCCGTACCGTCGGCCTCGAACCGCACCACGCCGAGCTGCTGCCCGAGGTGGTCATCAGCATCGGGGCGGAAGGATTCGCCAGGCTCGCGGTCAAGGCGATGCAGCCCAAGCCCAAGCCGCAGGTCTACGTCGACCACATCCACGCCCCGCTGGTCAGCGTGCAGGAGCAGGCCGGGATCGTGGTGGCGCGGCTGAAGGAGCTGGGCGAGGCCAGCTTCCGCGCGCTCGTCGAGGACACCGACGACACGCTCACCGTCGTGGCCCGCTTCCTGGCCCTGCTGGAGCTGTACCGCGAGAAGGCCGTGGCCCTGGACCAGGAGACCGCCCTCGGCGAGCTGACCGTGCGCTGGACCGGCGGGGAGGGGGACACCGAGCCCGTGGTCACCGACGAGTTCGACCGCCCGCCCGAGCTGCCCAAGGACGAGGAGAAGAAGAAGTGA
- a CDS encoding ParA family protein → MNESTFSPGGGQPGSPARGQAPAGFEAVGSVAVRTFAAHQSHQQTGVTLSAHQSMDGHHVNAMAGDGSGAPHNHFADYDELPDGHFYDPDAEYEPDPEYAATLAPDAARQRRERVGPTGRPLPYFPIPGPLTDHGPAKIIAMCNQKGGVGKTTSTINLGAALAEYGRRVLLVDFDPQGALSVGLGVNPMELDLTVYNLLMERGMSADEVLLKTAVPNMDLLPSNIDLSAAEVQLVSEVARESTLQRALKPLMADYDYIVIDCQPSLGLLTVNALTAAHKVIVPLECEFFALRGVALLTETIEKVQERLNPDLELDGILATMYDSRTVHSREVLARVVEAFDDHVYHTVIGRTVRFPETTVAGEPITTYASNSVGAAAYRQLAREVLARCHAE, encoded by the coding sequence GTGAATGAGTCGACATTTTCTCCCGGGGGTGGTCAACCAGGAAGCCCTGCGCGGGGCCAGGCTCCCGCGGGGTTCGAGGCTGTCGGCTCCGTCGCGGTGCGCACCTTCGCAGCCCACCAGAGTCACCAGCAGACCGGCGTGACTCTGTCAGCACACCAGAGCATGGATGGCCATCACGTGAACGCCATGGCCGGCGACGGAAGTGGCGCGCCCCACAACCACTTCGCCGACTACGACGAACTGCCCGACGGGCACTTCTACGATCCCGATGCGGAGTACGAGCCGGACCCCGAGTACGCGGCCACGCTCGCGCCCGACGCCGCACGCCAGCGTCGCGAGCGCGTCGGCCCGACCGGACGCCCGCTGCCGTACTTCCCGATCCCGGGTCCCCTCACCGACCACGGACCGGCGAAGATCATCGCGATGTGCAACCAGAAGGGCGGCGTGGGCAAGACGACGTCGACCATCAACCTGGGTGCCGCGCTCGCGGAGTACGGACGCCGGGTCCTGCTCGTGGACTTCGACCCGCAGGGCGCGCTGTCGGTCGGACTCGGTGTCAACCCGATGGAGCTCGACCTCACGGTCTACAACCTGCTCATGGAGCGGGGCATGTCGGCCGACGAGGTCCTGCTGAAGACCGCGGTCCCGAACATGGACCTGCTGCCGAGCAATATCGACTTGTCGGCGGCGGAGGTCCAGCTGGTCTCCGAGGTCGCGCGCGAGTCGACGCTCCAGCGCGCCCTGAAGCCGCTGATGGCGGACTACGACTACATCGTGATCGACTGTCAGCCCTCGCTCGGCCTGCTCACGGTCAACGCCCTGACGGCCGCGCACAAGGTGATCGTGCCCCTGGAGTGCGAGTTCTTCGCCCTCCGCGGTGTCGCGCTGCTGACGGAGACCATCGAGAAGGTCCAGGAGCGGCTCAACCCGGATCTGGAGCTCGACGGGATCCTCGCCACGATGTACGACTCGCGCACCGTGCACAGCCGTGAGGTGCTCGCGCGGGTCGTCGAGGCGTTCGACGATCACGTCTACCACACGGTCATCGGGCGCACGGTCCGCTTCCCGGAGACCACGGTCGCCGGTGAGCCGATCACCACGTACGCCTCCAACTCCGTCGGTGCAGCCGCCTACCGCCAGCTCGCCAGGGAGGTGCTCGCCCGGTGTCACGCCGAGTGA